A stretch of Halichondria panicea chromosome 1, odHalPani1.1, whole genome shotgun sequence DNA encodes these proteins:
- the LOC135348942 gene encoding uncharacterized protein LOC135348942: MAVKIWHSFVFKILVYAGIRLVLGGLTRDYTETPCAGDMISLTCTVPGALLEWDVPEPTRDIQLDAGSVVPFQRNQYTINTAVLTLNSTSSMFSSSLSFPATDGITIGCFPLTEPMMRNELTILTATAPLQPNGFSNSILSTLANKVNVSVRWDPPNGRNDITYTVTISPPAQLSATVTSVTVTAQYNVDYTVSVVATNCAGNSTAAEYNFRIGNYCPVLTNPMNGVFGPTTNSLPGSTITIQCDAGYVSTVTMVTCEGTLMWSPDPEAIECTSLTTHTPTTLPPQMNCTASLPPPRNGTISGHSVPAIPGTRVAFQCDDGLFPEGIMTVTCLATGEWDRNTGEIVCRAALCNCASLSDRSQFDAAVSISVVVTAALFTVIGLLMGLLIMYLLMRKKAAYSPSAEGQANVGHTVPAGPVYEEVSPKEEIELNTNQAYGPLGQ, from the exons ATGGCTGTTAAGATATGGCATTCTTTTGTCTTCAAAATATTGGTGTATGCTG GTATACGCTTGGTGCTTGGTGGTCTGACTCGTGACTACACTGAAACCCCCTGTGCTGGTGATATGATCTCCCTCACTTGTACAGTGCCTGGGGCTTTACTGGAATGGGACGTGCCTGAACCAACGAGGGACATACAACTTGATGCTGGATCTGTAGTCCCATTCCAACGAAATCAGTACACAATTAACACAGCTGTGTTGACGTTGAATTCCACCAGTTCAATGTTCTCCTCCagtttgagtttccctgcaaCGGACGGGATCACTATTGGTTGTTTTCCTCTAACAGAGCCAATGATGAGGAACGAACTCACCATACTGACAGCAA CTGCTCCTTTACAACCGAATGGATTCAGTAACTCAATTTTGAGTACTTTAGCAAACAAAGTTAATGTTTCTGTTCGTTGGGATCCTCCTAATGGCAGAAATGATatcacctacacagtgactATCTCACCTCCGGCCCAGCTCTCTGCAACTGtcacctctgtcactgtgactgctcagtataatgtggactacactgtcagtgttgtggctaccaattgtgctgggaacagtacgGCAGCTGAGTACAACTTTAGGATTG GCAATTACTGTCCTGTGTTGACCAACCCCATGAATGGAGTGTTTGGACCAACCACCAACAGTTTGCCAGGATCCACGAtaaccatccagtgtgatGCTGGGTATGTGTCTACTGTTACAatggtgacatgtgagggtacactcatgtggagtccagaccctgaggctattgagtgtacatCACTAACCACACATACTCCCACAACTC TCCCCCCTCAAATGAATTGCACAGCTTCACTACCCCCACCACGAAATGGCACCATCAGTGGTCATTCAGTACCAGCTATTCCTGGTACACGAGTGGCCTTTCAGTGTGACGATGGACTGTTCCCTGAGGGAATAATGACTGTCACCTGTCTAGCTACAGGAGAGTGGGACAGGAACACGGGGGAAATTGTCTGCAGAG CTGCTCTTTGTAATTGCGCCAGCCTATCTGATAGGAGTCAATTTGATGCAGCTGTCTCCATCAGTGTGGTTGTCACGGCAGCTCTATTCACAGTCATTGGATTGTTGATGGGACTCTTGATAATGTATTTGCTCATGCGTAAGAAGGCAGCGTACTCCCCGTCAGCTGAAGGTCAAGCTAATGTAGGACACACTgtaccagctggtcctgtttatgaggaggtgtcacccaaagaggagattgaactgaacactaaccaggcgtatggaccattagGACAGTGA
- the LOC135349576 gene encoding sushi, von Willebrand factor type A, EGF and pentraxin domain-containing protein 1-like — protein MLIFTCSGDNEVRTSTCGSSGWSPDPGTFDCGIPQPVTDPQVSCGSPAALSRGSVDISGGTSPFSLGSLVSYRCDKGLFPPDVRTSTCTDVGGRGEWVDNPGSLRCRERPVNCSLPAEPCNGAIVDYERLNNTVLEGTVLTYQCDNGLSLTGLNTITCTNTRVWSTEPETIMCVPRTEVSTVAISVVITFIVTLVIGFLTGLLVMHVFSRKKAVYFPATA, from the exons ATGCTCATTTTCACTTGTAGTGGAGACAATGAAGTGAGAACCTCAACCTGTGGCAGTAGCGGGTGGTCTCCTGACCCTGGGACCTTTGACTGTGGCATCCCACAGCCAGTTACAG ATCCCCAAGTCAGCTGTGGTTCTCCTGCTGCACTGTCTAGAGGTAGTGTGGATATCAGTGGTGGGACATCACCCTTCTCACTGGGTTCACTGGTTAGCTATCGTTGTGACAAGGGACTATTCCCCCCTGATGtgaggaccagcacatgcactgatgtggggggtaggggagagtgggtggacaATCCTGGGAGCTTGAGGTGTAGGGAGAGGCCAG TCAACTGCTCTCTTCCTGCTGAGCCCTGCAACGGTGCTATAGTGGACTATGAGAGATTGAACAAcacagtgttggagggaacagtgctgacttaccagtgtgacaatggactctcactgactggactcaacaccatcacttgcactaatactagagtctggagcactgagcctgAAACAATCATGTGTGTGCCTAGGACTGAAG tttctactgtcgctatcagtgtggtcatcactttcattgtcactctagtcattggattcctcactggactcctagtgatgcaTGTTTTctctcgtaagaaggcagtaTACTTCCCGGCAACTGCAtga
- the LOC135349138 gene encoding mucin-2-like, which translates to MFHKAQYSVSVERPCPMETVTFTCTAAGDSLVWVLSDVTHTITIRSTSGLNVPNVVSGYTVTLIAFNDTTLTSTLSRTAENGITVSLTTIGSSTILLVDPPGPLSTIRHSILSSSAFGVSVSVQWDSPIETGGRDDLTYIVTISPLAQLSATVLTSTSATVTAQYNVDYTVSVVATNCAGNSTTADYNFRVGSCPVLTNPINVAFGPTTSRLPGSTVIIQCDAGYVSAVTMVTCEGSTLMWSPDPDTIECTLLTTPTLTTPPPINCTAPLSPPLEPPTAAPCNCDCNCASLSDGSRFDAAVSISVVVTAIVFTIIGLFVGLLIMNLFVHKKNVYSPSPKEQANVGPTAPAGPVYEEVSPKEEIELNTNQAYGPVRL; encoded by the exons atgtttcataaagcacaatattcagtgagtgtggagagaccatgtccaatggaaacagtcactttcacctgcactgcTGCTGGAGATTCCTTGGTATGGGTACTGTCAGATGTAACTCACACAATCACTATCCGCTCCACCTCTGGTCTCAATGTACCCAATGTTGTATCAGGTTACACTGTGACACTGATTGCATTCAACGACACTACATTAACATCTACTCTGTCAAgaacagcagagaatgggatcactgtgtcTTTAACAACTATAGGATCTTCAACGATCCTATTGGTGG ATCCACCAGGACCCCTGTCCACCATCAGACACTCCATTCTGAGTAGCTCAGCCTTTGGAGTTAGTGTATCTGTACAGTGGGACTCTCCTAttgagactggtggtagagatgacctcacctacatAGTGACCATATCACCTCTGGCCCAGCTCTctgctactgtcctcacatccacctctgccactgtgactgctcaatacaatgtggactacactgtcagtgttgtggctaccaactgtgctggaaACAGTACAACTGCTGACTACAACTTCAGAGtag GCAGCTGTCCTGTGCTGACCAACCCCATAAATGTAGCCTTTGGACCAACCACCAGCAGATTACCAGGATCAACAGTAATCATCCAGTGTGATGCTGGGTATGTGTCTGCTGTTACAatggtgacatgtgagggcagtacactgatgtggagtccagaccctgacactattgagtgtacattactaaccacacctactcTCACAACTC CTCCTCCAATAAACTGCACGGCTCCACTATCCCCACCACTTGAACCACCTACAGCTGCTCCATGTAATTGTGATTGTAATTGCGCCAGCCTATCTGATGGCAGTCGATTTGATGCAGCTGTCTCCATCAGTGTGGTTGTCACGGCAATTGTATTCACGATAATAGGATTATTTGTGGGACTCTTGATAATGAATTTGTTCGTGCATAAAAAGAATGTGTACTCCCCGTCACCTAAAGAGCAAGCTAATGTAGGACCCACTgcaccagctggtcctgtttatgaggaggtgtcacctaaagaggagattgaactgaacactaaccaggcgtacGGACCAGTGAGACTGTGA
- the LOC135348779 gene encoding mucin-2-like — protein MQVQAVIISIQLFSLAAATLISTPPVACPDDTVTFTCTLPGSLIRWTVTPPQGQMFLVTLSTSNTEDTQGNPAFRGVLTDSSGGMLTATLTSLSEASIVEGTMVLCEGASSQEGPLTITVADPPSPPLNPRVSSTQNQPSSSIITLEWDPPSSTGGVSVMYVLTISTTPLSESPVTVETTSAQITVLYNIPYNVTIRAVNCAGMSQESLIVDLILCPTPSTAAGVTMTNTPPVTIGGSILTFTCGGPNEVITSTCGNNGWSPDPGTFDCGTPVTDPPSVTCGSPAAPSRASVDISGGTPPFSLGSEVTFHCDEGLFPPNLRTSTCTDVGGRGEWVENPGSLVCRERPANCTVPAEPCNSAIVDYERLNETVSEGTVLTYQCDNGFSLTRPNTITCTNARVWSTEPEAIMCVVSTVAPLFSTSATVAISVVITFIVTLVIGFLTGLLVMYLFFRKKAVYFPATEGQTNTASTAPAGPVYEEVSPKEEIELNTNQAYGPLGL, from the exons ATGCAAGTACAGGCAGTTATTATCAGCATCCAGCTGTTTAGTCTTGCTGCAG CCACACTGATATCCACTCCCCCTGTGGCCTGTCCTGATGACACTGTCACCTTCACCTGCACTCTGCCTGGTAGTCTCATACGATGGACAGTGACTCCTCCACAAGGCCAAATGTTCCTTGTCACTTTGAGTACCAGTAACACTGAGGACACACAAGGTAATCCAGCATTCCGTGGTGTTCTCACTGACTCCAGTGGAGGAATGCTCACTGCCACTCTCACCTCACTGTCTGAGGCCTCCATTGTAGAAGGAACTATggtgttgtgtgagggagCAAGCTCACAAGAGGGTCCTCTTACTATCACTGTGGCTG ATCCACCCAGCCCTCCACTGAACCCAAGAGTGTCCTCCACTCAAAACCAACCCAGCTCCTCCATTATCACTCTGGAGTGGgaccctccctcctctactggtggtgtgtccGTCATGTATGTCCTCACCATCTCCACAACACCTCTCTCCGAGTCACCAGTCACCGTGGAGACAACCTCTGCACAGATCACTGTCCTATATAACATTCCTTACAATGTAACCAtcagagctgtcaactgtgctGGAATGAGTCAAGAAAGTCTAATTGTGGATCTTA TTTTGTGCCCCACACCGTCTACTGCTGCTGGTGTGACCATGACCAACACACCTCCTGTCACTATTGGTGGATCCATACTCACCTTCACTTGCGGTGGACCCAATGAAGTGATAACCTCAACCTGTGGCAATAACGGGTGGTCTCCTGACCCTGGGACCTTCGACTGTGGCACCCCAGTTACAG ATCCCCCATCAGTCACCTGTGGCTCTCCAGCTGCACCGTCTAGAGCCAGTGTGGACATCAGTGGAGGgacaccacccttctcactgGGTTCAGAGGTCACCTTCCACTGTGATGAGGGACTGTTCCCCCCTAATTtgaggaccagcacatgcactgatgtggggggtaggggagagtgggtggagaatccCGGGAGCTTGGTGTGCAGGGAGAGGCCAG ccaactGCACTGTACCTGCTGAGCCGTGCAACAGTGCTATAGTGGACTATGAGAGGTTGAACGAGACAGTGtcggagggaacagtgctgacttaccagtgtgacaatggattcTCACTGACTAgacccaacaccatcacttgTACTAATGCTAgagtctggagcactgagcctgaggcaatcatgTGTGTAG TTTCTACTGTCGCTCCCTTGTTCTCCACTTCTGCAACTGTCGCTATCAGTgtggtcatcactttcattgtcactctagtcattggattcctcactggactGCTAGTGATGTATCTTTTCTTTCGAAAGAAAGCAGTGTACTTCCCAGCAACTGAAGGACAAACTAACACAGCGTCCACTgcaccagctggtcctgtttatgaggaggtgtcacccaaagaggagattgaactcaacacaaaccaggcgtatggaccattagGACTGTGA
- the LOC135349654 gene encoding uncharacterized protein LOC135349654: MDYTVSVMATNCAGNSTTADYNFRVGGCPVLTNPINVAFGPTTSRLPGSTVTIQCDAGYVSAVTMVTCEGTLMWSPDPEAIECTSLTTPTPTTPPPINCTASLSPPLEPTTAAPCNCNCNCASLSEGSRFDAAVSISVVVTAIVFTIIGLFVGLLIMYLFMHKKNVYSPSAKEQANVGPTAPAGPVYEEVSPKEEIELNTNQAYGPVGL; encoded by the exons atggactacactgtcagtgttatggctaccaactgtgctgggaacagtacaactGCTGACTACAACTTCAGAGtag GCGGTTGTCCTGTGCTGACCAACCCCATAAATGTAGCCTTTGGACCAACCACCAGCAGATTACCAGGATCAACAgtaaccatccagtgtgatGCTGGGTATGTGTCTGCTGTTACAatggtgacatgtgagggtacactgatgtggagtccagaccctgaggctattgagtgtacatcactaaccacacccactcccacaACTC CCCCTCCAATAAACTGCACGGCTTCACTATCCCCACCACTTGAACCAACTACAGCTGCTCCatgtaattgtaattgtaattgCGCCAGCCTATCTGAAGGGAGTCGATTTGATGCAGCTGTCTCCATCAGCGTAGTTGTCACGGCAATTgtgttcacaataataggattATTTGTGGGACTCTTGATAATGTATTTGTTCATGCATAAGAAGAATGTGTACTCCCCGTCAGCTAAAGAGCAAGCTAACGTAGGACCCACTgcaccagctggtcctgtttatgaggaggtgtcacccaaagaggagattgaactgaataCTAACCAAGCGTACGGACCTGTAGGACTGTAA
- the LOC135348652 gene encoding sushi, von Willebrand factor type A, EGF and pentraxin domain-containing protein 1-like isoform X2, producing MLTATLTSLSEASTVEGFMVECEGASSQEGPLTITMADSPSPPLNPRVSSSAQNQLSSSIITLEWDPPSSTGGVSVSYVLIISLKPLSKSPVTVETTSAQITVSYNTPYNVTIRAVNCAGMSDDDVMMMILPIVTCPSNPTPANRVTINGAPPLPALVGSTLSFTCNGETVPATCENDGRWLPDPTSYLCPSDVTCGFPVAPSRGSVDVKGRTLPFSIDSVVNLYCDKGLFPAGDMSSTCENVGGVGTWKPDTNITCRDMPVNCSLPKKPSNGTIVNYESLNETVSEGTVLTYQCDNGLSLTGPNTITCTNAGVWSTEPEAIVCVLEYDISATLSTGAAIVISVIITFIVTLVTGFLTGLLVMHLCSRKKAAEGQANVGPTVPAGPVYEEVSPKMEIKLNSNQAYERSTSVYVGL from the exons ATGCTCACTGCCACTCTAACCTCACTGTCTGAGGCCTCAACTGTGGAGGGATTTATGGTGGAGTGTGAGGGAGCAAGCTCACAAGAGGGTCCCCTCACTATCACTATGGCTG ATTCACCCTCCCCTCCACTTAATCCAAGGGTGTCCTCCTCAGCCCAAAACCAACTCAGCTCCTCTATTATCACTCTGGAGTGGgaccctccctcctctactggtggtgtgtctgtcagctatgTCCTCATCATCTCCCTAAAACCTCTCTCCAAGTCACCAGTCACCGTGGAGACCACCTCAGCACAGATAACTGTCTCCTACAACACTCCCTACAATGTGACAAtcagagctgtcaactgtgctGGAATGAGTGACGATGatgtgatgatgatgattCTTCCTATTG TTACCTGCCCCTCCAACCCAACACCTGCAAATAGAGTGACCATCAATGGTGCTCCACCACTGCCTGCACTAGTAGGATCAACACTGAGCTTCACTTGCAATGGAGAGACAGTACCAGCAACCTGTGAGAATGATGGGCGGTGGTTACCTGATCCTACCAGTTACCTCTGTCCCTCGG ATGTCACCTGTGGCTTTCCTGTCGCACCTTCCAGAGGCAGTGTGGACGTTAAGGGTCGGACATTGCCCTTTTCGATAGACTCAGTGGTAAACTTATATTGTGACAAAGGACTATTCCCAGCTGGTGATATGTCCAGTACGTGTGAAAATGTGGGTGGAGTAGGAACTTGGAAGCCGGACACGAACATCACATGCAGAGATATGCCTG TCAACTGCTCTCTACCCAAAAAGCCATCCAACGGAACAATAGTGAACTATGAGAGTTTGAATGAGACAGTAtcggagggaacagtgctgacttaccagtgtgacaatggactctcactgactggacccaacaccatcacttgcactaatgctggtGTCTGGAGTactgagcctgaggcaatcGTGTGTGTACTTGAAT ATGATATTTCCGCCACCTTATCCACTGGTGCTGCTATCGTTATAAGTGTGatcatcactttcattgtgacTCTAGTCACtggattcctcactggactctTAGTGATGCACCTTTGCTCCCGTAAGAAGGCAGctgaaggacaagctaacgtaggacccactgtaccagctggtcctgtttatgaggaggtgtcacccaaaatGGAAATTAAACTGAACAGTAACCAAGCATATGAACGGTCAACCAGTGTATACGTAGGACTGTGA
- the LOC135350128 gene encoding uncharacterized protein LOC135350128: MWDDCFNLLLGELSSVSGCGDRVFSLLPLCAETLQHRHYPQHINLLETLLKLETWRVVTQTRGVQLVEQHIHKVVNKECLKSYERRLFHCPVWRAEWCEWMW, encoded by the exons ATGTGGGACGATTG TTTCAATCTCCTGCTTGGAGAGCTAAGcagtgtgagtgggtgtggtgacaGAGTGttctccctcctccccctctgtgctgagacactacaacacagacactaccctcaacacatcaacctcctggagacactgctcaaactg gaGACCTGGAGGGTGGTCACACAGACCAGGGGAGTGCAGCTGGTAGAGCAGCACATCCACAAAGTG gtgaacaAGGAGTGTCTGAAATCGTACGAGAGACGACTG ttTCATTGTCCTGTTTGGAGAGctgagtggtgtgagtggaTGTGGTAA
- the LOC135348652 gene encoding sushi, von Willebrand factor type A, EGF and pentraxin domain-containing protein 1-like isoform X1 gives MQLQTVIIYSTQLFVLAAATLTSTPTVSCPGDTVTFTCTLPGSLIRWKVTPPTVQGASFRLTLIFTGSVNVAVTEGNPAFRGVLTDSSGGMLTATLTSLSEASTVEGFMVECEGASSQEGPLTITMADSPSPPLNPRVSSSAQNQLSSSIITLEWDPPSSTGGVSVSYVLIISLKPLSKSPVTVETTSAQITVSYNTPYNVTIRAVNCAGMSDDDVMMMILPIVTCPSNPTPANRVTINGAPPLPALVGSTLSFTCNGETVPATCENDGRWLPDPTSYLCPSDVTCGFPVAPSRGSVDVKGRTLPFSIDSVVNLYCDKGLFPAGDMSSTCENVGGVGTWKPDTNITCRDMPVNCSLPKKPSNGTIVNYESLNETVSEGTVLTYQCDNGLSLTGPNTITCTNAGVWSTEPEAIVCVLEYDISATLSTGAAIVISVIITFIVTLVTGFLTGLLVMHLCSRKKAAEGQANVGPTVPAGPVYEEVSPKMEIKLNSNQAYERSTSVYVGL, from the exons ATGCAGCTACAAACAGTTATTATTTACAGCACCCAGTTGTTCGTACTGGCTGCAG CCACTCTGACATCCACTCCCACTGTGTCCTGTCCTGGTGACACTGTCACCTTTACCTGCACTCTACCTGGTAGTCTCATACGATGGAAAGTCACTCCTCCAACGGTTCAAGGAGCTTCGTTTAGATTGACTTTAATATTCACCGGCAGTGTAAATGTCGCTGTGACTGAGGGTAATCCAGCATTCCGTGGTGTTCTCACTGATTCCAGTGGAGGAATGCTCACTGCCACTCTAACCTCACTGTCTGAGGCCTCAACTGTGGAGGGATTTATGGTGGAGTGTGAGGGAGCAAGCTCACAAGAGGGTCCCCTCACTATCACTATGGCTG ATTCACCCTCCCCTCCACTTAATCCAAGGGTGTCCTCCTCAGCCCAAAACCAACTCAGCTCCTCTATTATCACTCTGGAGTGGgaccctccctcctctactggtggtgtgtctgtcagctatgTCCTCATCATCTCCCTAAAACCTCTCTCCAAGTCACCAGTCACCGTGGAGACCACCTCAGCACAGATAACTGTCTCCTACAACACTCCCTACAATGTGACAAtcagagctgtcaactgtgctGGAATGAGTGACGATGatgtgatgatgatgattCTTCCTATTG TTACCTGCCCCTCCAACCCAACACCTGCAAATAGAGTGACCATCAATGGTGCTCCACCACTGCCTGCACTAGTAGGATCAACACTGAGCTTCACTTGCAATGGAGAGACAGTACCAGCAACCTGTGAGAATGATGGGCGGTGGTTACCTGATCCTACCAGTTACCTCTGTCCCTCGG ATGTCACCTGTGGCTTTCCTGTCGCACCTTCCAGAGGCAGTGTGGACGTTAAGGGTCGGACATTGCCCTTTTCGATAGACTCAGTGGTAAACTTATATTGTGACAAAGGACTATTCCCAGCTGGTGATATGTCCAGTACGTGTGAAAATGTGGGTGGAGTAGGAACTTGGAAGCCGGACACGAACATCACATGCAGAGATATGCCTG TCAACTGCTCTCTACCCAAAAAGCCATCCAACGGAACAATAGTGAACTATGAGAGTTTGAATGAGACAGTAtcggagggaacagtgctgacttaccagtgtgacaatggactctcactgactggacccaacaccatcacttgcactaatgctggtGTCTGGAGTactgagcctgaggcaatcGTGTGTGTACTTGAAT ATGATATTTCCGCCACCTTATCCACTGGTGCTGCTATCGTTATAAGTGTGatcatcactttcattgtgacTCTAGTCACtggattcctcactggactctTAGTGATGCACCTTTGCTCCCGTAAGAAGGCAGctgaaggacaagctaacgtaggacccactgtaccagctggtcctgtttatgaggaggtgtcacccaaaatGGAAATTAAACTGAACAGTAACCAAGCATATGAACGGTCAACCAGTGTATACGTAGGACTGTGA